From a single Camarhynchus parvulus chromosome 6, STF_HiC, whole genome shotgun sequence genomic region:
- the NEUROG3 gene encoding neurogenin-3 → MAPQSDRSPDEGQPYFGGAEDPSPAAGAVSPGSRGASPARTALAPRDAARRKGKARRGRGKARNEGLLSKQKRSRRMKANDRERNRMHHLNSALDALRSVLPTFPDDAKLTKIETLRFAHNYIWALTQSLRLAEQNLPEPPRAAAAPPPPPPPRPGTRRSEEEEEEEEAAKRCPSLARLWEPVGAPASRADALSSSRVPGARQDAPETLPGQGRMLGCPHVSG, encoded by the exons ATGGCCCCGCAGAGCGACCGCTCTCCGGACGAAGGGCAGCCGTATTTCGGAGGCGCGGAGGATCCCTCCCCGGCGGCCGGCGCGGTCTCCCCGGGCAGCCGGGGCGCCTCGCCCGCCCGCACCGCCCTGGCCCCGCGGGACGCGGCCCGCAGGAAGGGGaaggcgcggcggggccgcggcaaGGCGCGGAACGAGGGCTTGCTCAGCAAGCAGAAGAGGAGCCGGCGCATGAAGGCAAACGACCGGGAGAGAAACCGCATGCACCACCTCAACTCCGCCCTGGACGCTCTCCGCAGCGTCCTGCCCACCTTCCCCGACGACGCCAAGCTCACCAAGATCGAGACGCTCCGCTTCGCGCACAACTACATTTGGGCGCTCACGCAGAGCCTCCGCCTGGCCGAGCAGAACCTGCCCGAgcccccccgcgccgccgccgcccccccgccgccgcctcccccgcgCCCTGGGACTCGCC GttccgaggaggaggaggaggaggaggaggcagcaaagCGCTGTCCATCCCTTGCACGGCTCTGGGAACCAGTGGGGGCTCCTGCCAGCCGAGCAGACGctctcagctcctccagagTGCCCGGGGCTCGCCAGGATGCCCCAGAAACGCTGCCGGGCCAGGGCAGGATGCTGGGCTGCCCGCACGTTTCGGGGTAG